In Gossypium arboreum isolate Shixiya-1 chromosome 5, ASM2569848v2, whole genome shotgun sequence, a single genomic region encodes these proteins:
- the LOC108452231 gene encoding uncharacterized protein At4g08330, chloroplastic-like isoform X2 has protein sequence MADDIHHKNCLSYSCGSCGYELNLSSSSRNTATIGSKYGKSIKRGIISFFSIDESKFMQVDEFRWGPYFSKHSWGLFRRRTKLLCRKCGNHIGNAYDDRTSDHPLLLDGSDSLSSNEASTRRKFDVRIRALQPSFAEELGTPHSM, from the exons ATGGCCGATGATATTCACCATAAAAACTGTTTATCTTACAG TTGTGGTTCTTGTGGGTATGAGCTAAACCTAAGTTCGTCTAGTCGAAACACCGCAACAATTGGCTCTAAATACGGAAAATCAATAAAGAGAGGGATTATATCATTCTTTAGTATAGATGAGAGCAAATTTATGCAAGTTGATGAGTTCCGATGGGGTCCTTACTTTTCGAAGCATTCGTGGGGTTTGTTCCGCCGTAGAACCAAGCTTCTTTGCCGCAAGTGTGGCAACCATATTGGAAATGCTTATGATGATAGAACTTCCGATCACCCTCTATTATTAGATGGATCGGATTCATTGTCCAGTAATGAAGCTTCTACTCGTAGAAAATTTGATGTTCGAATCCGAGCCCTACAACCTTCATTTGCCGAAGAGCTCGGCACTCCACATTCTATGTGA